A genomic region of Peromyscus eremicus chromosome 19, PerEre_H2_v1, whole genome shotgun sequence contains the following coding sequences:
- the Spry4 gene encoding protein sprouty homolog 4, which produces MEPPIPQGAAPLTPSSVMVQPLLDGRVAHSRLQHPLTILPIDQMKTSHVENDYIDNPSLAPSMGPKRTRGGPPELAPTPARCDQDVTHHWISFSGRPSSVSSSSSTSSDQRLLDHMAPPPVAEQASPRAVRLQPKAVHCKPLDLKGPAAPPELDKHFLLCEACGKCKCKECSSPRTLPSCWVCNQECLCSAQTLVNYGTCMCLVQGIFYHCTNEDDEGSCADHPCSCSRSNCCARWSFMGALSLVLPCLLCYLPATGCVKLAQHGYDRLRRPGCRCKHTNSVICKAASGDPKASRSDKPF; this is translated from the coding sequence ATGGAGCCCCCGATCCCGCAGGGCGCCGCCCCTTTGACTCCCAGCTCCGTCATGGTGCAGCCCCTCCTTGACGGCCGAGTGGCCCACAGCCGGCTCCAGCACCCACTCACCATCTTACCCATTGACCAGATGAAGACCAGCCACGTGGAGAATGACTACATAGACAATCCCAGCCTGGCCCCCTCCATGGGTCCCAAGCGGACCCGGGGTGGGCCCCCAGAGCTGGCCCCTACACCTGCCCGCTGTGACCAGGACGTCACTCACCACTGGATCTCCTTCAGCGGGCGGCCCAGCTctgtgagcagcagcagcagtaccTCCTCAGACCAGAGGCTGCTCGACCACATGGCTCCACCGCCAGTGGCTGAGCAGGCTTCGCCCAGGGCTGTGCGCCTCCAGCCCAAGGCGGTCCACTGTAAGCCACTGGACCTCAAGGGCCCAGCAGCTCCGCCAGAGCTCGATAAGCACTTCTTGCTGTGTGAGGCCTGTGGGAAGTGTAAGTGCAAGGAATGTTCGTCCCCTCGGACGTTGCCCTCCTGCTGGGTCTGCAACCAGGAGTGCCTGTGCTCGGCCCAGACCCTGGTCAActatggcacatgcatgtgcctagTGCAAGGCATCTTCTACCATTGCACCAACGAGGATGATGAGGGCTCCTGTGCTGACCATCCCTGCTCCTGCTCCCGCTCCAACTGCTGCGCCCGCTGGTCCTTCATGGGTGCCCTCTCTCTGGTGCtgccctgtttgctgtgctacctgccagccacaggctgtgtcaagctggcccagcACGGCTATGACCGCCTGAGACGTCCTGGTTGCCGCTGCAAGCACACGAACAGTGTCATCTGCAAGGCAGCCAGCGGCGACcccaaggccagcaggtccgacaagcctttctga